The Pseudomonas kermanshahensis genome contains a region encoding:
- a CDS encoding FMN-binding negative transcriptional regulator, producing the protein MYNSKPHQEHDLDRLHQHMADTRLAVLISHGEHGLLATHLPVLIDPEQGEFGTVYAHLARANAQWKDLAQGTEALLVFPGADAYVSPSYYPSKAENPKVVPTWNYLAVHAYGPVEVIHEAAPLLQIVSRLTDRHEQGRSEPWKVSDAPSDYIDGMLRAIVGIRLPIARLQGARKLSQNRSAEDIAGVREGLSGSADYPDNQLAAHMRQL; encoded by the coding sequence ATGTACAACAGCAAGCCCCACCAGGAACACGACCTCGATCGCCTGCACCAGCACATGGCCGATACTCGCCTTGCCGTGCTTATCAGCCACGGCGAACACGGGCTGCTGGCCACCCACCTGCCGGTGTTGATTGACCCCGAGCAAGGCGAGTTCGGCACGGTCTACGCGCACTTGGCGCGGGCCAATGCTCAGTGGAAAGACCTGGCGCAAGGCACTGAAGCGCTGCTGGTGTTCCCCGGCGCTGACGCTTATGTCAGCCCCAGCTACTACCCCAGCAAGGCCGAGAACCCCAAGGTGGTACCGACCTGGAACTACCTGGCGGTGCACGCCTACGGCCCGGTTGAAGTGATCCACGAAGCCGCGCCCCTGCTGCAGATCGTCAGCCGCCTGACCGACCGTCACGAGCAGGGCCGCAGTGAACCCTGGAAGGTCTCCGACGCCCCCAGCGACTACATCGACGGCATGCTGCGCGCCATTGTCGGCATACGCCTGCCGATCGCCCGCCTGCAAGGCGCCCGCAAGCTCAGCCAAAACCGTTCGGCCGAGGACATCGCAGGCGTGCGTGAAGGCCTGAGCGGCAGTGCCGACTACCCTGACAACCAACTGGCGGCGCACATGCGCCAACTCTGA
- a CDS encoding aminotransferase class I/II-fold pyridoxal phosphate-dependent enzyme encodes MNKRPLILPFDPAGIVLDRQRGLSQQLYQALRARVLDGRLSSGTRLPASRDLAAILALSRNSVVRAYDQLYAEGYIESRVGDGTYVTQLDKLSTQLSTGLSLGLSTGLSTFSSEKTEDLSSSERTSEPLERLKSNHLPPPRSGAPRAFRVGIPAFDLFPFDVWAKLQAGFWRNPDPAQLGYGEPAGELQLRELIATYLRRSRGLSCTAEQIVITSGAQQAISLCAQLLLQPGEGVAVENPGYRAAGHTFAVAGGRVMGVPVDDEGMDCQRLMQLADCRLAYVTPAHQYPTGVTMSLARRLALLAWAERSDGWIIEDDYDGEYRYSGAPLAPLAALDRQGRVLYIGTFGKIAFPALRLGYLVLPGRLVQAFSQGRALAMRHSEVSSQCVMAEFMAQGHFQRHIRRMRRAALSRRNVLKAGWPVDVPGLGAMPEVAAGLHVKVDVDNFAREQALVAKAEAVGVEVNPLSSYWLDDSEVPVDKRAGLVLGFAAVPEGDIANALMRLRSAWRM; translated from the coding sequence GTGAACAAGCGCCCCCTCATCTTGCCCTTCGACCCCGCTGGCATCGTGCTGGACCGCCAGCGAGGGCTCAGCCAGCAGCTTTACCAGGCCTTGCGTGCACGGGTGCTGGATGGGCGCTTGAGCAGCGGTACGCGGTTACCGGCCAGCCGTGACCTGGCAGCCATCCTCGCGCTGTCGCGCAACAGTGTGGTGCGTGCCTATGACCAGTTGTATGCCGAAGGGTATATCGAGAGCCGGGTGGGGGACGGCACCTATGTGACCCAGCTCGATAAACTATCCACACAACTGTCCACAGGGTTATCCCTAGGTTTATCAACAGGGTTATCCACATTTTCCTCGGAAAAGACTGAGGATTTATCCAGCAGTGAGCGTACCAGCGAGCCTTTGGAGCGTCTGAAAAGTAACCATTTGCCGCCTCCCAGAAGTGGTGCGCCGCGCGCATTCCGGGTGGGCATTCCTGCCTTCGATCTGTTCCCGTTTGACGTCTGGGCCAAGCTGCAAGCGGGTTTCTGGCGTAACCCGGACCCTGCGCAGCTGGGCTACGGTGAACCGGCAGGTGAGCTGCAGCTGCGCGAGCTGATTGCCACCTATTTACGCCGTTCGCGGGGCTTATCGTGCACGGCTGAACAAATTGTGATCACCAGTGGTGCACAGCAGGCCATCAGCCTTTGTGCACAGTTGCTGTTGCAGCCTGGCGAGGGGGTGGCTGTGGAAAACCCGGGCTACCGGGCCGCCGGGCATACCTTCGCCGTGGCGGGTGGCAGGGTGATGGGCGTGCCAGTGGATGACGAGGGTATGGATTGCCAGCGGCTGATGCAGCTGGCGGACTGCCGCTTGGCCTATGTGACGCCAGCCCACCAGTACCCGACCGGGGTAACCATGAGCCTGGCACGGCGCCTGGCATTGCTGGCCTGGGCCGAGCGTAGCGATGGTTGGATCATCGAAGACGATTACGACGGCGAGTACCGCTACAGCGGTGCGCCATTGGCACCGCTCGCGGCATTGGACCGGCAGGGGCGGGTGCTGTACATCGGCACGTTCGGCAAGATTGCCTTCCCCGCGTTACGCCTGGGCTACCTGGTGCTGCCTGGGCGCCTGGTGCAGGCCTTCAGCCAGGGGCGGGCGTTGGCCATGCGGCATTCGGAGGTCAGTAGCCAGTGTGTGATGGCCGAGTTCATGGCCCAAGGGCATTTCCAGCGGCACATACGGCGTATGCGCCGGGCGGCGTTGAGCCGGCGTAACGTGCTCAAGGCGGGCTGGCCTGTGGATGTTCCAGGCTTGGGCGCCATGCCGGAAGTGGCGGCAGGACTACACGTGAAGGTGGATGTGGATAACTTTGCGCGGGAACAAGCCTTGGTCGCCAAGGCTGAAGCGGTTGGCGTTGAGGTGAATCCACTGAGTAGTTACTGGTTGGATGACAGCGAGGTGCCTGTGGATAAGCGGGCAGGGTTGGTGCTGGGGTTTGCGGCCGTGCCGGAAGGCGACATCGCCAATGCACTGATGCGATTGCGCAGTGCCTGGCGAATGTGA